From Oenanthe melanoleuca isolate GR-GAL-2019-014 chromosome 4, OMel1.0, whole genome shotgun sequence:
ATGATTTTTGACACACTGTCCTACCAGAACTGTAACATTTTGCTAGGATAATCATTTAACTACCACATCTCAAAGGCTAAAAAGTATCAGAAGCAGTGATGTTACCGAAGCAAGGAGTATAATAAAGGAGTGGACCCTTCCCTTCCATAGCTGTGTGAGAGTCTCTCATACATCAGTTTACCATCGTTTCATTCCATCCATCCAGGAGACTACACAGAAACAGAGAGGACTATGTGGAAAGAAGTGCTGAGTTTGCAGATGGTTTGCTCTCAAAAGCTTTGAAAGACATTCAGTCTGGAGCACTGGACATAAATAAAGCAGGCATACTTTATGGCATACCTCAAAAAACTTTACTTCTCCACTTAGAAGCCTTACCAGCAGGAAAGCCtgcaccttttaaaaataaaactcgAGATTTCAATGATAGTTATTCATTTAAAGACAGTAAAGAAACTTGTGCAGTCCTACAAAAAGTAGCCTTGTGGGCAAGAGCTCAAGCAGAGCGCACAGAAAGTAAACTCAGTCTACTTGAAACCTCAGAATTAAAATTCCCAACAGCTTCCAGTTACCTCCACCAGTTAACTCTACAGAGAATGGTCActcagtttaaagaaaaaagtgaaaatctACAATATGAAACTTCAAGTCCTACTGTACAATTAAAAATTCCTCAGCTAAGAATAAGTTCTGTGTCCAAACCACAGTCTGATACTGCTGGTCTTCTGGATGTTATGTACCACGTTTCTAAAACCTCCTCAGTCTTAGAAGGATCAGCTCttcaaaaattgaaaaatatccTCCCTAAACAGAACAAAATTGAATGTTCTGGACCTGTAACTCACTCAAGTGTTGACTCCTACTTTCTGCATGGGGACCTCTCTCCTTTGTGTCTTAATGCTAAGAATGGGACAGTAGATGGAAcctcagaaaatacagaagataGTTTGGATCGTAAAGATAATAAGCAACCAAGGAAAAAACGTGGCCGCTATCGGCAATATGACCATGAAATAATGGAAGAAGCAATTGCAATGGTAATGAGTGGGAAAATGAGTGTTTCCAAAGCACAAGGAATTTATGGGGTACCTCACAGCACTTTAGAATATAAAGTAAAAGAAAGATCTGGAACATTGAAGACTCCACCGAAGAAGAAACTCCGATTACCAGATACTGGCTTATTTAATATGACAGATTCAGGGACTGGCAGCTGCAAAAATAGTAGCAAGCCTATGTAGAATAATTGTTAGCAaattgttttgtgtgtgtgtatgtatgtcTGTATACACACACTATGTGAGAAATACATATGCTCACTCTGACAGAAGACATGAAATGATCCAGTTCAAAAACCACATACATGCCttttgaaaaatagttttattcaGGGTTTTCACTGTGGACAGAATTATAGAGTTGCTCACTTAATTCTGATAGTGTGTATTTAATATAATCCTTGTATAAATAGGTGAAAAGATTCAGGTTTTATTTAGTAGTCACTAGCATAAAGATGTTTTGGGAAAACAAGTATTTGTCATGTGaagcataatttttaattgGTGACGAACCACTTTACCCATTCAATTATCCATCTTAATATGGAAATACACAATCAAGGGTTAGCAGACTTTTATAGTTCACAGAATACTTGCAATAAATTGTAAGTAACTCAGATTATACACAGcaagggatttaaaaaaaaaaaaaaaaagatagttCCTCACAAGGAAGTGGATTTGTGAAGTATTAGTAGGATATAGTacattctgtgaaagaaaaaagttcgTTATTTAATTATCCAATACAAGTAAGAAAAACATGTCATTACAAAAATGTGTGTTTAGCAGgcataaactgcattttttatcattttaagaaaattttgttGTTGGTTTAGAAAGAAATTGGTGTTTACAAAGTGTACACTTATGAAATCTGAGAAATTACTGTAGTTATAGAattattaaatatgaaataagaTGGAATACTAAGagcataaaataatttaacataattttttttttagtttgacAGTTAAGGTAACTTGTAaggtttaaaaagaaagttgGAATGCAACTTAGAGCATGTTCATAATGTGCACAGAATGAGCttgagaatggtttgggtttgtttgtttttttgtttaaacgTGCTGGTTAGTTGATGTTATGActacttaaaatttatttaaggATTGTGTCACACTCCTATTGAAAAACCTCACTGTAACTGTAATGTATTTTGCTGCTGTgacatttcaaaacattttcagtttatCAAAATGAATACCAAGTTACATTATCATCTTGCTAATAACCAAATTTGCAGTTCAGGGTCTTGATAGAAATACAAATATGAAACAGTGAAGCTGTTTTGAACTTTCAGTAATATAAAATCTTTATAAATTTGGTAGTTAGAAGTTAGGCAGTTCATTATAAATACATAACTTTTAATAGAATTTAAGGGAGACCAATTACCTTCATATTGCAGTTTTTTACATGAATTTCAAAGTATTCACTTTGGACTTTTTATcccacttaatttttttttgtaatatcaAAAGTATATGTCTACATATGAATGGGGGCTTGCTTCATACATTCACTACTGAACATCAATGCCCTTTTCCTCTCAACATGTAATTTTTTCTATATGTATCTAATTTGGCATTAGATTCTCCAACTCTTATACACATGATGGACATGCAAACATTTTTTCTCCACTTAAATTTGCATGTGTATGGGTTAATTATAGAAATTAAATGGGACATTAGATACATATGGGCCACATCATGTAAGTTCATTTATAGATAAACTTGCCATTAAATTCAGTGGAGAGCATACTGCAATACTGGTGACAAAATCTAGCCCATCTCTATTAACACTACTAAAAAATGACAACTGCCACTTTAAAACAGAATAATCCTTTGAAACTGCACAACCAGTATCTCAGTTCTTTGGTCTCTCAGATCTATACTGAATCTTCTTCAGTCATTAAGGTTTACTTGCATATTCCAGAATGAATCTCTCAGGCACATGAtgattcttggggtgtcctgtgcagggtcaggagtcggactcagtgatcctggtgggtcccttccaactcagcttaatctgtgattctatgattttaagCAGAACTGTACCTGATAAGGAGTTGCAGAACAGCAGATGTCAGGGTCATCTTtagttttaaaagaattaaGCCATATTTTGTGAGGGCCAGAAGGATTAATTTGTGAATATATCCCCACTGAAAAAATGCAGCTAAAAAACCTTAAAAGTTTCAACATCTGTATTTATACAGTTTTACTTGCAAAAATCTGGGGCTTCAATACATTGCCTAATATTTGTACCATACTGATGTTTTCTACTCCTCAGACATTGTTAGAAATTTGAGTCAGAACTTTATATTGAAGGCAAGTGACAGCACtctttttatataatttaaaagatgACCTGACCAAAAATTTAACAGGATTCATAAAATCAGGGATCATTTTACTATTGACTTAACAGTACTCAGTAGTTTTGTATGtaatattataattaattttcaacattttagtacttgtatttattttttggtcagaaatagtaattaaaatattttttgataGTTTATAGATGATACTCAACCTGTAAGTGTTTAAAGAACAGAATTATTTGTTTCTAATTATTAGGCTAATGTTTAATTACACAACTaaggaaaggcagggaaatgtGTAAATTCTCCTCCCCCAACCCCTATGTATTTCATTATTGTCATTTAAATTATACATTTTGAACTATTTTATAAATTCAGTTACCAGTCACTACTTAGTAATTGACAATTTCTGAAAATTCCTGTTTCagcagaattttaaatgaaGGCGAAAGCAAGCCCTACATGCTTTCTACTTATTTGAATGTTTCTcaagtattttatattaaaaaacagTGCCTCTGTTTTTAGAACTACTGCTCAGTAAAGTTGTTTAAACCATTTCTGGTAGCTAATgacaattttatattaaattgtATATTAACTTTAGTGAGACTGATTTTTTTAGTTGTTTACAGTACAAAtacttgtatttgttttttaattgcagtATTTCCATTGTCGCAGTAATTTAGTAAAACTCTGTGGCTGCCTTGATTTTTGACAGATTTTTGTTAACAACTGATTTTTAGGCAATTAGTTATATTTATGCATAAATCAATTGCACTATAATTCATGAATTATTTATTACAATATTTTCTAATGAATTCATGTATTTGTCTTGTGTTGTAAATGTACTGtaattctgtttcttctttgtgtTGTTATATTCCTAAATCTGATTGTATGAATTTAATTGTTTAGTTAACGTGTTTCTACGTTGTAATTTGTAGTAAAGCACTTCAATGCTTTTGCACATAAATTTACAACACTGATGTGTGATTGATTTGCtcattcagtaaaaaaaaaaaaagaaagaaacaaaaacctgtACACTGACTTATTTGACTTATTCCTGAGGCACAAGTTGATTAGCAGTGGCATAAGACCAAGAACTGTACAAATTAAGATCATAATGACTAATTTGCTGTGAGAATTTGATCAGAAATAGTAGCTTTAAGGAAGGACAGTTTCTTTTCTCAGAATTTATTAATTACTAAtgagaagaaaatcagaaaattaattttctaacaCCTCCTTCAGTTAGCAGCTAAAAATTATAAATAGGATATAGCTTTTTTGAGGAACTTATTTACTTAATAAagtcagaaaacaaacatttctgtaaGCTAGATTTATATTTCTATAGTAGTTCCATGCTGTTTGTATGAGTATTTGAAACTATGTTCTGTTCCAGTTTTGTTCCTGTTCCCAGTCTGTAAAGATCTTGCTGGAGTGATCTGTCTTCTCTCTGGCTGAGATGACAAGGGAAGGAAGGACCTCTTTTGGGAGTCCTCTGATAGAGCTCTTCCCTGATAGTTTTTGTGGAGGAGGCAAAGTTTTACCTCTTTATATGTAAATTAATACACTGAGAGTCTGGTAATTAACCTTATCACATTGCTGCCTTTGTGCCATTTTTGGACTCTAGTCAATCCCCACTCCATGTTACTAACTGCCCCTATCTGTCAGAAGGGAAACATCATTCCTTGCTTAACCTTTGTCTTGAGCAAAACAAAAGGTACCAGGGCAGCAGTGCATATTGATCTTCTCACCTCTCCACACCCCAGTTTCCTGCCCACTCTCTCCAGCCATCTTTTTGTGTGTAGTTTGGAGGAAGTGTGCAGTTTGTCAAAGTGATAGGTCTTCCTTCTATGAAATTATTGCTTAAGTCTTTTATCCTGAGGATAGTCTAAACTACAGTGTGACAACATAAATGTAAAGAGATATAGGAAGGTATTACAGGAAACTGAAGTATAATTCCATACTTGTATTGAAAAGCTACTAAAAATTAGtatgtttaaatatattaacaTCTCTACAGGGAGAGACACTTCAAAGGGAATGTGTTGCTTTAATGCTTTGTTTGTGTAATAAGCTCTGCTCCCAAACGGTGGCTGAGTAAGGGCTCAGTGTGTTTTTACAAACTCAGAGGATCGTTTGGACTGTGGAACTGTTGCATAGAATAGATGAAAGTTGTCTGTTGTCTGTCAGCTTTAGAAACTAACTCACGTTAAGGGGAAGCAAGCTATAGGTGTCACACAAGGGTGGACCAGGAAAGAAATTGTTTTAGAAGAATGTCCATTATGTCTGTGATAATCAGAATATTGCTTGTACACCAAATACATCTCCACACAGCAAATTCAAAACAGTTTTGAGGTCTGTGGACGATTTGGTCACTCACTTTGAGAGGGTTGTAAGGCTCCAGAAGTTTCTTCCACCAATGAACAGACTTTAAATAGCAGTTATGGATGCAGGTCCTCTATATATAAAGCTCTCCAGTGAAACTATAGAAACACATTGTAAGTCTAGACAGATAGAAAGGTATCTGTTTAGAAATTCAGTCTAAAAAAGACTCTGCTATAGCTATCTTTTTaacaaattacaaaaaaaacaaattgaCTCTGGTTTACAAACAATATGGGAAATTAAAGCCTAATGGcatgttgacttttttttttttttttttttttttaaatctggcctttcaaaacattaattaaaattgtGGTGGGGAGGGCAATTACCTTTTTTCCTTAACTGTGTTATTAGAATAAGCTTTGTTTTTGCAAGTGTAGTGATTTTGATACCTTGTGACTCCTGAATTTGATGGAGTAACAGTCAGGCTTTTCTCAGTGTAGTGGCATTTCAAAAAGAGTCCAATCCTGACACTGACATTCCCTTGAATAATGCAGGTTTTACTCTAGATTGCAAGTGCAAagaggtttgcttttttttctttttaagacaTAATAGTTTCAGATTAAATATAATCACAACTTCAACTAATACCATCACAATTGTATTACGCCTTTATGAGTTAGTATTATCTAGACGCCTGATTTTGAATGTATACCATTTCATACTGAATATtacaggggaaggaaaaaaatcatgaacAATTTTGCACAGTTGGCTGGTTTTAAGCTCTAAACTTTTAAATCTCTCTAGGACAATAAAAATACAAGCTTGCATGTAATAACTTCCAGTAAGAAACTTGAAGCTAAAAGTTACTATTGATGCTTATAATTTTGGGTATGACTTAATGAGTTAATATGTCGCTATATTTAAATACAGCACATTAGGTTTTGATCCATAcagttgaaaaataaatcaaaatgaaaatttttgaagtatagaaatgcaaaaaaaaattacaggggataatattaagggaaaaaagttaGTGTCATGTTCAGAGTTTGGTGATATGTTTAAACTATACATACTTTTCTAAAACAGAATTCTTCCAACATTTTCTGCTCATACAATTGGTTTCAATGAAACATTCGAACTAGTTGTTAACTATCTGTTGATAGTTGCTATCCAGCATAAGGATTTTGTATTTAATTGAAGAAATACCTGTATTAATTTCTACCATGgaaaattttcagcttttcagtatAAATGATTGATTAGGTAAGTAGTGACAttagttttaataatttataagaaatttattaaatagttaaagtagtattttataaggctattttttaGCTAATACATTTGAGAACAACTGCTCAGCATCCTTAGATATAGACCTACCCTATTTAAAGGACAATTAAAGGATATTAACTTTATCTCGGAAATTACTTATTCCAGTGGTGAttatctctttttctgtttaaggaatctgtgtgtgtgcacacacgtGAGTGTTTAATACATTGCAATAAAGAGTTTGTGATGCAccactgcaatttttttaaaaactgaaagggaaaaatttacCTGCAAAGAGCACTAGgctattttttccattttctgttggCTTGTTAAgtgttctttaaaaataaatgtagaaatAAATATGTCTTTAGAAATATCTTTAAGTGTATCCTGAAGAGCACTCAATACAGTTGAGTATTTAAATATCTAAGAGCGGGATTCAGGAGAGATGGATCCATTCTTTCCTCTGCCACAACCTTGAACCTCAGTCATTTACCTTCTCTGTGCCCCAGTTAGTGAAATGGGAGTAACACCAAGTTTGCTGGGTTCTTGGTGaggttttcttttattaatagTTAAGATAGTTTGAAATACCAGAAAATTAACATTGTTGTAATTACAGTTAGGTTCAGTAAGTTGTATTTCAAATTACTCTCTTTGCCTTTAATttcatcattatttttcttaatggtAGTTTAGTGCTATTGCTGATAAAATGCACATACATTGCAAGCATGATTGAATACTGCAACTAGAACAGAACTGTTTTGTAAACATCAGGTTTTTAGGCTTGAGTTTAACCATTATAACAAACATTAGATGTGGTGTTTTactgtaatttatattttgttttgatttgttttcattttcagttcaAGCTCAACAGCTGATGCAAATTCAGAGGAAACAGCTaatttggaaaaaggaaaatcaacATTAAACAAAGTTTTGGAGTCTTTTTGTTCATATCACTGGCAACAGACTTTGGCTATGTTAAAATTCCTAATACAGGATGAAAATGTTCCTATAGCTTGCAGTTGCAAGCAAACACATTTGGTCCACTCTGAAACTCCCCTTACTGAAGAGGATGCTGATGTTCCATTTTGCAGTTGCAATGGACAAATGCTGACAAAAAGGTGCTGTTTACAAAATCAAAGGCCAAACACTTGTTTTCCACCTCTGTCTGTTTGTATTAAAGATTTCGATTCTTTGTCATGCCAAGCTGTAGCAATTGGATGTATTAAGACAATGGTGAACAAAGCATGTAGTTCTCCTAAGTATTGTGCTGAGCAATTGCAAAATTATAACAGGCATtctgtgaaagcagcagcatgTACATATTCAGCTAAGGACTGTGACCTCTTAAGCAGCATTAAAAGTTCAAACAGATCCCGCAGCCCATCACCACCTCCACTGTCACCTGTACACAGTAAAGAATTTGAATTGTCAGAAGGAATGGTTATGGATTTTCCAACTTTAGACAACAACAAGCTTGAAATATCCATCAACCAGCCTCCATCCCTCTTGCCTGCTGAAGGAAGCAAGGGAGAATTTGAGCATGAGGGTGAAAcatgcaaaggaaaagagattgaCTATTCAGATGGAGCACTGGTATCAGCAGACCAAGAAAGCAGTGATAGTTATACGAACTCTGAGAAAGGTGAACATTCTGCCATTTTTCAAGATTTAATGGACCGCATTAATGAGAAGTTGAAATCAATAGACACTACAGATCTAGCAACAAATCTTGTAAAACTTTCTAGCAGTGACAGGGCGCCAGAAAATGATGTCAAATTAGGAGACTTCATAACTTCTCTTTTGCATAATGCTAAGGCAAGTGATTACAGCTTTATGGAATTACTTCGCCAACATGATAAacaagtggaaaataaaattatccaaACAAGATTTCGCAAGCGTCAGGAAACTTTATTTGCAACATATAATTCTCCTGATTCACCAGTCATTCGTCGACAGTCTTTGCAAATCAAGAGGGAGCTTGCAAGCCTTGATGAAACtcttgtaagaaaaaaatcaatttgtgagagaaatacaaagaaagctACAAAAAAATTTGATAAAATACATCCAACTAAAAGACATAGTTTTACTGTGATAGAAGATGAGACTTTGCAACATCTTGAAAGTAATCCATGCATGAATtgccaaaccaaaccaatgGGCTTTCCAGTACACCAAACAGAGTCTTTCAAACTACCTCTTACTAATTTTCAGACGAGTTCCAGCTTTTTAGTTCTTTCAGAAAACAGTGCTATTGCAGCCAGCCAAGCAAAACTCCCAAATACGGAAGGAGATTGTGCAACCTTTAAAGAGACTGGTCAGATTCCTCTGAAGGATGAGAGCAATGAAATCTTGGGAAGAAGTAAACGTACCATTGTGCCTCCTGGATGGTACTCTGTGTATGTAACAAATAATATCATGTTTAGAAAGTCATCCAGTGCAAAAAAGTCTTTGAGAAgtttggaaaaaatgaaaataaataaaaaggttcATGCTGAAAGATGCAGTGACATAAATATAAGCAAAATTATGAGAGATGCAAATCTACAAGTTGTTGTGGAGCGTTTAGAAGATACAATAAACTTAGCCAGAAAGACTAGCAACTCATTCTTGGATAGTTACAAAATAAGCCAAAAATTAAATGATAATGCTTATGAACAGGTTATGAACCCAGCTACTAGAAGGGGCTTACCTTTCACTCTGAGTGAAACAGGATGCACAGGACAAAGCTTCCTTCCACATTCATATGTGCCAAGCAGCAGTAAAATCAAGGCAATTTGTGTTGCATCAAACACACAAGAAACTGTTATAGATCAAGAAATTAATGACAGCCTGTTGAAATCTCTGACCTTTAATTCAAGCAGTTCAACTTCCAGTAATGGGGACTTGCATGTAACATCTGAAGCTGGGGAGATCTCATCTCCCTTAAACTACTCTAGTCCTATTAAGCTTATGTTTGTCTCAGAAGTTAGTAGTCACGAAGGAGTCAAATATACTCTGACATCTGCAGCTGCATCTTCTAAGGGAAGCACAGATCTTTGTTTGTTTCAAGGGCACACAAATACTTTGTTAGATAAACGGGCCACAGGTGACCTTTCTCATGCAGTCTGTGTCAAGAGTTGTGATTGCACTGAAAATGATGCTAAGGAGGGGTCAAGCTGCATTTACGCGGAAGCAGCTACAGGCTCTTGTCCGGTTGGTCAAATTAATATAAatgactcaaaaaaaaaagatgaagttGTGGAGAAATCAAGTAGTAGCAGTGAATtagttttcaaaagaaaacctGGTAGACCAAAGAAAATAGGTCCTCAAGTAGTCAAGCAGGTTAAAAGACCTATTGGACGGCCTCCTAAACCAAAAGTAGACGTGAGTGGAAGCACAAAACCTAGACCTGAACTTAGCTGTGGTGCTAAAAGCACCAAGTCTGATGCAGCAGCAATAGAAGAAGTTaacattaacaaaaatattactGTGACAGTTGTTTTTGGAAGGTCAAGAAGAACTAAGAGACATGTTTCTGAAGGTAATCTAAATCTAATCAGCATTCTGCCCACACAACATGTTGATGTTAATTTTGCCAATGATCCTAGCAAAGCAAGGCATAATGCAGAAACTGGAAATGCTTTGACTGAAATGGTAAAAGCCTTCCAGAATCCTTCTGCTGAAGGGGAGGTCTCTGGTTATGACTATGTCAGGCCTATCAAGAGTAATCTGGCATCACCACATCCTTGCAGCAATGTTATACGGCAGATGAAGAAACCATTAACCACCGTTCGAAAACCTGGCAGGCcagcaaaagtaaaaatttctGGCATATCAGTGACTGTCAGTAGACTTTCAcctcaggaaagaaaagtgagCATCAGTAACAGTTTGCCTCCTTTACAACCACAGAATGTGTTAGAAAAAAACAtaccacaggaaagaaaaaatcaacTGTGCAATAATATGGATCAAGTAAAGAACATGCAGAAAGATTCTAGAGAGGATGGATCACTCAGTGTTACTACAACAGTGTCAAGGAAACGTGAAATTCCATCGAGACACTCTGCTAGAGACAGAAAACCTTCACTGCATTTTTTGCATTCCTTAGCATCTTCTAGTGCATTTACTTGTAGAAGTGCCTTACTACATAAATCTTACAAACTCCATTTGAAAAAAGCTAAAGAGCGAAAGGAAAAACTTACGCAATCAAATCAGAGCACAGCATCCAAAGATACCTCAGAACTGAGAAATTCAGGAAATGCTAAAAAGGATCTTAAGGATGGTGAATTGGGGCCCATTAATGAAGTATCATCAGATCCCATTTTTTCATCAAATCCCTCTCTCAGGTGGTGGCCTACTTCCACTTCAAGTGACACCTTGTTGGAAGAACTGAACAATAGATTTGAACAGATGACTAATACCTGGTTGAGAGTGGGGGGAAGTGACTTTGACAAACGTGTATGTCAAAAAAGGGATCTCATTGAACAAGACTGTAATACTGAAATGTCAGACTCTTTAGACTCCTGCCTTGTAGAACTTGAAACATCACctgtaaaaatgcttttccagaaaaagtGTAGTATGAATGAACTCTGCACCTGGTTTATGCAAACTACAGAAACACAGTCTCTCTCTCTTGTGAGAAAGGCAAATGCTCGCAATCCCTTAGAAGTAGCTAGTACTAGAGAGATAAAGATGGAAACTAAACAATCTGATCCTAGTACTTGCCCTTTCAGAAAGCACTTTAAAAAGTTTGCACTATCCTCCCCTTCAAAACCAGCAGGGAAATTGCAAATATTACATAACATGGTGAGGTCTCCAGTCTTAAGCATGAAAAGTAATTTCACTTTAGccagattaaaaagaaatgaattTAAGAAGTTGCAGCGTGATAGGTGGGGGCAAACAAAAAAGCTCTATAATCAGGCTCCTGGAGGCTGgaaatcaaaaaagaaaaatctgcagttATTTTGCCAAAGCCAATTGTTTAAAAGTACAAGTGGGGAAGCCAATGATGAAACACCCAAGCTCcaggagaaaaatacagtaGAAATCCAGCCCACTCAGACTTTGGTAGATTCTCAAAAGAGCCCATTGCCAAATGAAAATGAAGCGAGAGATGCATTTGTTCAACAGATGATGGGATCTTCTGACTTTAACCCACATCCTGGTTTAGCAAATATACTTAAGTCACATTCAGAGGCAAATGGAACAATTCGTTGCCAGCAAAATGTTAGAAAAGAACAAAGCCAAGATAAACTGTTTCAAAATACTTGGAAAGCCAAAACCTTTAAAGACTGTAGgatatttctgagaaaaatcaaCCATCTTGAGCAGCACAATTCATTTAAGTTAAATAGTGTGATTTATTCTCCTGAAGCTGTTGACAGTAAAAGCACTCAGGCatatatggaagaaaaaagacatcCTCTTTTAAGGTCCCATTCTACtaaacaaaatacattaaagaaacaagaaaacGAAGTGGAAACATCTAAAGGTTCTAATTCTTCTAAAGTGACTGAAAAGCTGGATGGCCagtttcacagcagaaaattaaGTAGTAGTGTAAACCAGGACGATAATCCTGCTGGTAGTTCTGAAGGTCTTActagaataaataaaagaaaaagtccACAATGGGAGACCACTGATACAAATTTAAGAAAAAGGCATAAGAGACAATCATGCAGTAGTGGACAAATGGCACCTTATTACCCAAAGTACCAAGTAGGTAAGTTCCTGTTCCCCACTTCATCTTAAAATTGAAACCCTAAAGAATTGGAGAAGTCAAACAACtaagcacctttttttttaattgcatgttactcattttaatttcagaaaagtCATGAAATTAAACATTGCATAACATCAGAATAATTCAGAAAGTGCAATTCTAAAATATGTATAATGTTTTGCACCATTCTTTCAGCTCTGATAAGCTAACCAATATAGTTCAGACAGACAAGAAGTCAAGTTCTGACATTCTGAAGTCAGTCACATCTGACTTTTGAATTCAAAAGGAACATAATTTCATTCCATTGTGTAGTTTCTCATAGTGTGAGGACGGGTAAGCTATAAAATGAAGCATAAATTCAGTGCATTAACATATAGCTGGTTTTAAAAAACTGTCACTGAACGATTTCTGTTACAAATCTGTagtaattttgttattttatgttAAAAGATAGTATTTTGTACTTCTGAACATTTTTCAGTCAGAGACTCATTTTGGTAGCCTTTCCA
This genomic window contains:
- the LCORL gene encoding ligand-dependent nuclear receptor corepressor-like protein isoform X4, whose protein sequence is MEKGTEGMAAAAPAPPAAASQCRSPRCTAERRGVRRELDSWRHRLMHCVGFESILEGLYGPRLRRDLSLFEDCEPEELTDWSMDEKCSFCNLHKETASDRASVFGSSQSTPTEELSSQGQSNTDKIECQAENYLNALFRKKDLPQNCDPNIPLVAQELMKKMIRQFAIEYISKSSKIQENRNGSSFEPSLMCKSIQMNQTENSLQEEQDSPLDLTVNRTQEQNTQQGDGVLDLSTKKSARLEEPKYDPLCSENSVSGRLHRNREDYVERSAEFADGLLSKALKDIQSGALDINKAGILYGIPQKTLLLHLEALPAGKPAPFKNKTRDFNDSYSFKDSKETCAVLQKVALWARAQAERTESKLSLLETSELKFPTASSYLHQLTLQRMVTQFKEKSENLQYETSSPTVQLKIPQLRISSVSKPQSDTAGLLDVMYHVSKTSSVLEGSALQKLKNILPKQNKIECSGPVTHSSVDSYFLHGDLSPLCLNAKNGTVDGTSENTEDSLDRKDNKQPRKKRGRYRQYDHEIMEEAIAMFKLNS
- the LCORL gene encoding ligand-dependent nuclear receptor corepressor-like protein isoform X3; translated protein: MEKGTEGMAAAAPAPPAAASQCRSPRCTAERRGVRRELDSWRHRLMHCVGFESILEGLYGPRLRRDLSLFEDCEPEELTDWSMDEKCSFCNLHKETASDRASVFGSSQSTPTEELSSQGQSNTDKIECQAENYLNALFRKKDLPQNCDPNIPLVAQELMKKMIRQFAIEYISKSSKIQENRNGSSFEPSLMCKSIQMNQTENSLQEEQDSPLDLTVNRTQEQNTQQGDGVLDLSTKKSARLEEPKYDPLCSENSVSGRLHRNREDYVERSAEFADGLLSKALKDIQSGALDINKAGILYGIPQKTLLLHLEALPAGKPAPFKNKTRDFNDSYSFKDSKETCAVLQKVALWARAQAERTESKLSLLETSELKFPTASSYLHQLTLQRMVTQFKEKSENLQYETSSPTVQLKIPQLRISSVSKPQSDTAGLLDVMYHVSKTSSVLEGSALQKLKNILPKQNKIECSGPVTHSSVDSYFLHGDLSPLCLNAKNGTVDGTSENTEDSLDRKDNKQPRKKRGRYRQYDHEIMEEAIAMVMSGKMSVSKAQGIYGVPHSTLEYKVKERSGTLKTPPKKKLRLPDTGLFNMTDSGTGSCKNSSKPM